The window CCACGATCAGGCCGATCCGCAGGGCGGTGAAGGCCAGCAACGCCGGCATCAGGGCCGGGCGGGCGTCGGCGGGCGCGGTACCGGCCGGGCCGACCGGGGCCGGATCGGCGGGCGGGTTCATCGGGCTGCTCACCCGACCCAGCCTAACCGCGTGTTCCGTCGTCGCCGGAAGACGACGGCGCGGTGCGGTCAGGCGCGGCCGTCGTCGGCGGGCACTGAGTGCGGGCGCCCTTCGAACCAGGTGGACAGTACGACGGTGGTCCGGGTCCGGGCCACCCCCGAGATACCCCGCAGCCGCCCCAGGAACAGGTGCAGCTCGTCGACGGTGGCGACCCGGACCTTGACCACGTAGGCCTCGTCGCCGGCGACGCCGTAGCAGCTCTCGACCTCGGGCATCGACTCCAACGCGGCGACGACCTCCGCGTCGGTGGACGTCTCCCCCGGCTCGATGCCGATCAGGGCGGTCACCCCGAGACCGATAGAGGACGGCGCCACCACGGCCCGGTAGCCCGTGATGACCCCGGACGACTCGAGCTTGGCGACGCGCTCGTGGACCGCCGACGACGACAACCCCACCGCCCGGGCCAGTTCGGCGTAGCTGGCCCGGCCGTCGACCCGCAGGGCGTCGACGAGCTTCCGGTCCAGCGCATCCATCGCCACCGTCGCCTCCCCGTGGCGGTGAGCCGCCGTTACGTGTCCACCGCCGGCCGTCGGCCGCGGTGGCCGGGCCGTGCCTGGTGCACGCCCGCCAGCAGAGAGGCTAGCGGTCGCCGGGCGTGGCGGTCCGCACTCGGTGTCGTCCTCCCAAACCGGCGGCATGAGCGGCGCGGTCCCGGGGTAGGAGACTCCACGACAGCGTGACCCCACCTCGCCGGATGCTCCGGTACGGCCGTCACTGATCGCCGCATCGGCCGGCGGCACGCCA is drawn from Nakamurella deserti and contains these coding sequences:
- a CDS encoding Lrp/AsnC family transcriptional regulator, giving the protein MDALDRKLVDALRVDGRASYAELARAVGLSSSAVHERVAKLESSGVITGYRAVVAPSSIGLGVTALIGIEPGETSTDAEVVAALESMPEVESCYGVAGDEAYVVKVRVATVDELHLFLGRLRGISGVARTRTTVVLSTWFEGRPHSVPADDGRA